A section of the Salminus brasiliensis chromosome 10, fSalBra1.hap2, whole genome shotgun sequence genome encodes:
- the LOC140564828 gene encoding uncharacterized protein, which translates to MGLPGSLGAFVLLCLLAIGCRSSKADSVDIQTLARIIQFFDNNYKKVENNAVRQYAVAINVPIKQCQKNFAPDQSNFLTNEVATNVKNKIYDEKVALYEGQELIAAGTLNRGKKYKRHSESILMNAPPPPPPNMPSPMENLLNKQKDECVVFYTYNSPCVNTCIDVKGEYSILKMLDSWSKRGGLKAFVFRDIWKFDTEKDLKEKFKAITQYVPLYRCVSPQTCYECLQGDNINQNCVQ; encoded by the exons GGTCTGCCGGGCTCACTGGGAGCATTTGTTCTGCTGTGTCTGCTTGCTATTGGTTGCAGAAGTTCTAAAGCTGACAGTGTGGACATACAGACCCTTGCACGCATTATCCAGTTCTTCGACAACAA CTACAAGAAAGTGGAAAACAATGCAGTCCGTCAGTATGCCGTGGCCATTAACGTCCCTATAAAGCAATGCCAAAAGAACTTTGCACCTGACCAAAGCAACTTCCTAACAAACGAGGTGGccaccaatgtgaagaacaagATCTATGATGAGAAAGTGGCTCTGTATGAAGGCCAAGAGCTCATCGCTGCAGGAACGCTCAATAGAGGCAAGAAGTACAAAAGACACTCTGAGTCTATTCTCATGAacgcaccaccaccaccaccgcccaACATGCCCTCCCCCATGGAAAACCTCCTGAACAAACAAAAAGATGAATGTGTGGTCTTCTACACCTACAACTCTCCTTGtgtcaacacctgtattgacgTCAAAGGCGAGTACAGCATCCTGAAGATGCTGGACAGTTGGAGCAAGCGGGGCGGCCTGAAAGCTTTTGTCTTCAGAGACATCTGGAAGTTTGACACTGAGAAAGATCTGAAAGAGAAATTCAAAGCGATCACCCAGTATGTGCCCCTGTATCGCTGCGTGTCCCCTCAGACATGCTATGAGTGCCTGCAGGGGGACAACATCAATCAGAATTGCGTGCAGTAG